One segment of Penaeus vannamei isolate JL-2024 chromosome 3, ASM4276789v1, whole genome shotgun sequence DNA contains the following:
- the LOC113802212 gene encoding proline-rich protein 36 produces the protein MLHKKEEKTKGARKKRYGSQRNTRSGNRLSGAREKTGRPHPRPSSPAPVLTRALPHPRPSSPAPVLTRALPHPPPSSPTPVLTRLRPHPRPSSPAPVLTHALPHPPPSSPAPVLTRALPHPPPSSPAPVLTRLRPHPRPSSPASVLTHARPHPPPSSPTPFLTRLRPHPRPSSPAPFLTNALSHPPPSSPTPFLTRLRPHPRPSSPAPFLTHARAHPPPSTPAPFLTPHRPHPRPSSPASVFIHALPHPRPSSPTPVLTRALPHPRPSSRAPFLTRLPPHPRPSSPAPVLTRARPHTRPSSPASALTRASPHPRPSSPTPVLTRARPHPRPSSPASVLTHARPHPRPSSPAPFLTRLRPHPRPSSPASVLTRALPHPRPSSPTPVLSHARPHPPPPSPTPFLTHARPHPRPSSPAPFLTRLRPHPRPSSPAPFLTRLRPHPRPSSPAPFLTRLRPHPRPSSPTPVLTRLPPHPRPSSPASLLTHARPHPRPSSPAPFLTRLHPHPRPSTPPPVLTRALPHPPPSSPAPFLTRARPHPRPSLPAPFLTRARPHPRPSSPTPVLTRLLPHPRPSSPTPFLTRLYPHPRPSSPASFLTRALPHPRPSSPASILTHALPHPPLSSPTPVLTRALPHPPPSSPTPVLTRALPHPRPSSPTPFLTHALPHPRPSSPASILTHALPHPPPSSPTPVLTRALPHPPPSSPTPVLTRARPHPRPSSPASVLTRALPHPPPSSPTPVLTHARPHPPPSSPTPVLTRARPHPRPPRLNHRSAGVDGRNSGCYSGGSTSKNESENKHKNKKE, from the exons ATGCTgcacaagaaggaagagaaaacgaagggagcgaggaagaagaggtacGGGAGTCAGAGG AACACTCGAAGCGGTAATCGGTTGTCTGGCGCGAGAGAGAAAACCGGCCGTCCTCACCCGCGCCCGTCCTCACCCGCGCCAGTCCTCACCCGCGCCCTTCCTCACCCACGCCCGTCCTCACCCGCGCCCGTCCTCACCCGCGCCCTTCCTCACCCGCCTCCGTCCTCACCCACGCCCGTCCTCACCCGCCTCCGTCCTCACCCACGGCCGTCCTCACCCGCGCCCGTCCTCACCCACGCCCTTCCTCACCCGCCTCCGTCCTCACCCGCGCCCGTCCTCACCCGCGCCCTTCCTCACCCGCCTCCGTCCTCACCCGCGCCCGTCCTCACCCGCCTCCGTCCTCACCCACGCCCTTCCTCACCCGCCTCCGTCCTCACCCACGCCCGTCCTCACCCGCCTCCGTCCTCACCCACGCCCTTCCTCACCCGCCTCCGTCCTCACCCACGCCCTTCCTCACCCGCGCCCTTCCTCACCAACGCCCTTTCTCACCCGCCTCCGTCCTCACCCACGCCCTTCCTCACCCGCCTCCGTCCTCACCCACGCCCGTCCTCACCCGCGCCCTTCCTCACCCACGCCCGTGCCCACCCGCCTCCGTCCACTCCCGCGCCCTTCCTCACCCCGCACCGTCCTCACCCGCGCCCTTCCTCACCCGCCTCCGTCTTCATCCACGCCCTTCCTCACCCGCGCCCGTCCTCACCCACGCCCGTCCTCACTCGCGCCCTTCCTCACCCACGCCCGTCCTCACGCGCGCCCttcctcacccgcctcccccctcacccacgcccttcctctcccgcgCCCGTCCTCACCCGCGCCCGTCCTCACACACGCCCTTCCTCACCCGCCTCCGCCCTCACCCGCGCCAGTCCTCACCCGCGCCCTTCCTCACCCACGCCCGTCCTCACCCGCGCCCGTCCTCACCCGCGCCCTTCCTCACCCGCCTCCGTCCTCACCCACGCCCGTCCTCACCCGCGCCCGTCCTCACCCGCGCCCTTCCTCACCCGCCTCCGTCCTCACCCACGCCCGTCCTCACCCGCCTCCGTCCTCACCCGCGCCCTTCCTCACCCGCGCCCGTCCTCACCCACGCCCGTCCTCTCCCACGCCCGTCCTCACCCGCCTccgccctcacccacgcccttCCTCACCCACGCCCGTCCTCACCCGCGCCCGTCCTCACCCGCGCCCTTCCTCACCCGCCTCCGTCCTCACCCGCGCCCTTCCTCACCCGCGCCCTTCCTCACCCGCCTCCGTCCTCACCCGCGCCCTTCCTCACCCGCGCCCTTCCTCACCCGCCTCCGTCCTCACCCACGCCCGTCCTCACCCACGCCCGtcctcacccgcctccctcctcacccgcgcccgtcctcacccgcctccctcctcacccacgcCCGTCCTCACCCACGCCCGTCCTCACCCGCGCCCTTCCTCACCCGCCTCCATCCTCACCCACGCCCGTCCACACCCCCGCCCGTCCTCACCCGCGCCCTTCCTCACCCGCCTCCGTCCTCACCCGCGCCCTTCCTCACCCGCGCCCGTCCTCACCCACGCCCGTCCTTACCCGCTCCCTTCCTCACCCGCGCCCGTCCTCACCCACGCCCGTCCTCACCCACGCCCGTCCTCACCCGCCTCCTTCCTCACCCGCGCCCTTCCTCACCCACGCCCTTCCTCACCCGCCTCTATCCTCACCCGCGCCCTTCCTCACCCGCCTCCTTCCTCACCCGCGCCCTTCCTCACCCACGCCCTTCCTCACCCGCCTCCATCCTCACCCACGCCCTTCCTCACCCGCCTCTGTCCTCACCCACGCCCGTCCTCACCCGCGCCCTTCCTCACCCGCCTCCGTCCTCACCCACGCCCGTCCTCACCCGCGCCCTTCCTCACCCTCGCCCGTCCTCACCCACGCCCTTCCTCACCCACGCCCTTCCTCACCCACGCCCTTCCTCACCCGCCTCCATCCTCACCCACGCCCTTCCTCACCCGCCTCCGTCCTCACCCACGCCCGTCCTCACCCGCGCCCTTCCTCACCCGCCTCCGTCCTCACCCACGCCCGTCCTCACCCGCGCCCGTCCTCACCCGCGCCCTTCCTCACCCGCCTCCGTCCTCACCCGCGCCCTTCCTCACCCGCCTCCGTCCTCACCCACGCCCGTCCTCACCCACGCCCGTCCTCACCCGCCTCCGTCCTCACCCACGCCCGTCCTCACCCGCGCCCGTCCTCACCCGCGCCCGCCGAGATTGAACCATCGATCCGCGGGTGTCGATGGTCGTAATTCCGGGTGTTACTCTGGAGG